A region from the Linepithema humile isolate Giens D197 chromosome 1, Lhum_UNIL_v1.0, whole genome shotgun sequence genome encodes:
- the Etfb gene encoding electron transfer flavoprotein subunit beta — MARVLVGVKRVIDYAVRIRVKPDKTGVVTDGIKHSMNPFDEIAIEEAVRMKEKKIAQEVIAVSCGPTQSQDTIRTALAMGADRGIHVEISGPEYQTLQPIHISKILAKLAQDEKVNLVILGKQAIDDDNNQTAQMTAGVLDWPSGTFCSKVENSNGELTITREIDGGLEVVKMKTPAVLSADLRLNEPRYATLPNIMKAKKKPIKKITPKDLGVDIAPRIEVLSVEDPPVRQAGAILPDVDTLITKLKESGHV, encoded by the exons atggctCGTGTGCTTGTAGGTGTAAAAAGAGTAATCGATTATGCAGTGAGg ATTCGTGTCAAACCAGATAAGACTGGAGTAGTTACAGATGGTATAAAACACTCGATGAATCCTTTCGATGAAATAGCTATAGAAGAGGCAGTCagaatgaaagaaaagaaaatagctCAGGAGGTGATAGCAGTCAGCTGTGGACCAACACAATCACAAGATACAATCAGAACTGCGCTTGCCATGGGTGCAGATCGTGGAATTCACGTAGAAATATCTGGTCCTGAATATCAGACGTTGCAGCCtattcatatttcaaaaatactgGCCAAGTTGGCCCAAGATGAGAAAGTGAATTTAGTGATACTTGGTAAACAAGCCATAGATGATGATAACAATCAAACTGCTCAAATGACCGCTGGTGTCTTGGATTGGCCATCTGGAACATTTTGCAGCAAG GTTGAGAATAGTAATGGTGAATTAACCATTACACGTGAAATCGATGGTGGATTGGAAGTCGTTAAGATGAAAACTCCTGCAGTATTGAGTGCAGATCTTCGTCTGAACGAACCACGTTATGCAACTTTGCCAAATATTATGAAAGCCAAGAAAAAGCCTATTAAAAAGATTACTCCGAAAGATCTTGGAGTAGATATTGCACCGAGAATTGAAGTACTCTCCGTAGAAGACCCACCAGTTAGACAGGCTGGTGCTATATTACCAGATGTTGATACCTTGATAACTAAACTGAAAGAAAGTGGTCATGTTTAG
- the Epp gene encoding ecdysteroid-phosphate phosphatase isoform X1, giving the protein MATLPPRKNPTPTKISKQHLTPLQTLLQLGFPKHRAEKALAATGHRGVQLASDWLVAHVRDPTLDSDIQRQYVLYACPTGSLAEQLELFWSKSKELGWNGAHNFVPHITLVSFFNAPDEYTEELVNALENVIHQDGLHEHIELETYVSPNFMGLFVKDINAEWLKNIAVRYVNKIASLGITAKPQVKSLHLTLAYQFPSNLFQSLRLMVEKLGPNTSTNWELRLYSRDLRLQNLHVHKVTHAHVPREHDELELRVGDYIYVPEGACNASTDGWVEGISWLTGISGHLPLNHTKRTAESDSWTLHTTVPITDNKSESAEEEEIPKVRRPPPVLSPSDSIDTPDGIPTAEEPMAAAEAPQTPFREIFICRHGERVDFTFGAWIPYCFESNGCYVRRDLNMPKEVPSRNIQDFQNDSPLTTVGEMQASLVGEAMKSSSVKIDVAFTSPSLRCVQTLANILKGLKSDIPIKVEPGLIEWLAWYPNGIPVWMTSEELIKAGFNIDTDYDSIVKAKELPLKENAAQYYERSYELIKKIIESTVGNILIVAHAASLAACTKQLTGGRIPPAAEVTRLVQRVPYLACLTARQSIDGWQLHPPPFPPITHTSNSRFDWKVLM; this is encoded by the exons ATGGCGACGCTGCCGCCGCGGAAAAATCCGACTCCTACAAAAATTTCGAAACAACATTTGACACCGTTGCAAACGCTTCTACAATTGGGTTTCCCAAAACATCGGGC GGAAAAGGCATTAGCTGCAACAGGACATCGTGGTGTACAATTAGCATCGGATTGGTTGGTGGCTCATGTGAGAGATCCAACTTTGGACTCTGATATTCAACGGCAGTATGTTTTATATGCTTGTCCCACTGGATCCTTAGCTGAACAGCTCGAGCTGTTTTGGTCGAAAAGTAAGGAGCTAGGCTGGAATGGTGCTCATAACTTTGTACCACACATTACCCTTGTCTCCTTCTTTAAC GCTCCGGATGAGTACACCGAAGAGTTGGTAAATGCTCTTGAGAACGTGATTCATCAGGATGGGTTACACGAACATATCGAATTGGAAACATATGTATCGCCTAATTTTATGGGTCTTTTTGTCAAGGATATAAACGCGGAGTGGCTAAAAAACATTGCTGTTCGCTACGTCAATAAAATTGCCTCACTTGGTATCACTGCCAAACCGCAAGTGAAGTCTCTGCATCTTACGCTAGCTTACCAATTTCCCAGCAATTTATTCCAATCTCTCCGCTTGATGGTCGAGAAGTTAGGACCAAATACATCGACCAACTGGGAGCTCAGATTGTACTCGAGGGATTTAAGATTGCAGAATTTACACGTGCATAAAGTAACGCACGCCCATGTGCCTCGAGAGCACGATGAATTAGAATTAAGAGTAGGAGATTACATTTACGTTCCAGAAGGAGCATGTAATGCGTCCACAGACGGTTGGGTGGAGGGTATTTCCTGGTTAACCGGTATATCGGGTCATTTGCCGTTGAATCACACCAAGAGGACTGCGGAATCGGATTCGTGGACGTTGCACACCACTGTGCCGATTACCGACAATAAAAGTGAGAGCGCGGAAGAGGAGGAGATCCCCAAAGTCAGGAGACCACCGCCGGTTTTGTCTCCGAGCGATTCTATCGATACACCTGATGGAATTCCTACAGCCGAGGAACCA ATGGCAGCCGCGGAAGCACCTCAAACACCGTTCAGGGAGATCTTTATATGTCGACACGGCGAGAGAGTGGACTTCACGTTTGGTGCTTGGATTCCATATTGCTTCGAATCGAATGGCTGTTACGTGCGCCGTGACTTGAACATGCCTAAAGAAGTACCATCCAGGAATATCCAGGATTTTCAAAACGATAGTCCGTTGACCACTGTAGGCGAAATGCAGGCGAGTTTAGTAGGTGAAGCCATGAAGTCGTCCAGTGTTAAAATAGATGTAGCATTTACATCACCGTCGTTGCGTTGCGTGCAGACgcttgcaaatattttgaaggGACTCAAGTCCGACATTCCGATCAAAGTAGAGCCAGGCTTGATAGAGTGGTTAGCATGGTATCCAAACGGTATACCTGTCTGGATGACCTCCGAGGAGTTGATAAAGGCGGGCTTCAACATAGACACCGATTACGATTCGATCGTCAAGGCTAAGGAACTTCCGTTGAAAGAAAACGCCGCGCAGTATTATGAACGAAGTTATGAGCTGATCAAGAAGATCATAGAGAGTACAGTgggcaatattttaatagtggCGCATGCTGCTTCCTTGGCAGCTTGCACCAAACAATTAACTGGTGGTAGAATACCTCCAGCAGCAGAAGTCACTAGATTAGTTCAAAGGGTACCTTATCTGGCGTGCCTGACCGCACGTCAAAGCATTGATGGATGGCAGCTTCATCCTCCTCCCTTCCCACCAATCACTCACACTAGCAACAGCAGATTCGATTGGAAAGTTTTAATGTAA
- the Epp gene encoding ecdysteroid-phosphate phosphatase isoform X2, protein MEKALAATGHRGVQLASDWLVAHVRDPTLDSDIQRQYVLYACPTGSLAEQLELFWSKSKELGWNGAHNFVPHITLVSFFNAPDEYTEELVNALENVIHQDGLHEHIELETYVSPNFMGLFVKDINAEWLKNIAVRYVNKIASLGITAKPQVKSLHLTLAYQFPSNLFQSLRLMVEKLGPNTSTNWELRLYSRDLRLQNLHVHKVTHAHVPREHDELELRVGDYIYVPEGACNASTDGWVEGISWLTGISGHLPLNHTKRTAESDSWTLHTTVPITDNKSESAEEEEIPKVRRPPPVLSPSDSIDTPDGIPTAEEPMAAAEAPQTPFREIFICRHGERVDFTFGAWIPYCFESNGCYVRRDLNMPKEVPSRNIQDFQNDSPLTTVGEMQASLVGEAMKSSSVKIDVAFTSPSLRCVQTLANILKGLKSDIPIKVEPGLIEWLAWYPNGIPVWMTSEELIKAGFNIDTDYDSIVKAKELPLKENAAQYYERSYELIKKIIESTVGNILIVAHAASLAACTKQLTGGRIPPAAEVTRLVQRVPYLACLTARQSIDGWQLHPPPFPPITHTSNSRFDWKVLM, encoded by the exons AT GGAAAAGGCATTAGCTGCAACAGGACATCGTGGTGTACAATTAGCATCGGATTGGTTGGTGGCTCATGTGAGAGATCCAACTTTGGACTCTGATATTCAACGGCAGTATGTTTTATATGCTTGTCCCACTGGATCCTTAGCTGAACAGCTCGAGCTGTTTTGGTCGAAAAGTAAGGAGCTAGGCTGGAATGGTGCTCATAACTTTGTACCACACATTACCCTTGTCTCCTTCTTTAAC GCTCCGGATGAGTACACCGAAGAGTTGGTAAATGCTCTTGAGAACGTGATTCATCAGGATGGGTTACACGAACATATCGAATTGGAAACATATGTATCGCCTAATTTTATGGGTCTTTTTGTCAAGGATATAAACGCGGAGTGGCTAAAAAACATTGCTGTTCGCTACGTCAATAAAATTGCCTCACTTGGTATCACTGCCAAACCGCAAGTGAAGTCTCTGCATCTTACGCTAGCTTACCAATTTCCCAGCAATTTATTCCAATCTCTCCGCTTGATGGTCGAGAAGTTAGGACCAAATACATCGACCAACTGGGAGCTCAGATTGTACTCGAGGGATTTAAGATTGCAGAATTTACACGTGCATAAAGTAACGCACGCCCATGTGCCTCGAGAGCACGATGAATTAGAATTAAGAGTAGGAGATTACATTTACGTTCCAGAAGGAGCATGTAATGCGTCCACAGACGGTTGGGTGGAGGGTATTTCCTGGTTAACCGGTATATCGGGTCATTTGCCGTTGAATCACACCAAGAGGACTGCGGAATCGGATTCGTGGACGTTGCACACCACTGTGCCGATTACCGACAATAAAAGTGAGAGCGCGGAAGAGGAGGAGATCCCCAAAGTCAGGAGACCACCGCCGGTTTTGTCTCCGAGCGATTCTATCGATACACCTGATGGAATTCCTACAGCCGAGGAACCA ATGGCAGCCGCGGAAGCACCTCAAACACCGTTCAGGGAGATCTTTATATGTCGACACGGCGAGAGAGTGGACTTCACGTTTGGTGCTTGGATTCCATATTGCTTCGAATCGAATGGCTGTTACGTGCGCCGTGACTTGAACATGCCTAAAGAAGTACCATCCAGGAATATCCAGGATTTTCAAAACGATAGTCCGTTGACCACTGTAGGCGAAATGCAGGCGAGTTTAGTAGGTGAAGCCATGAAGTCGTCCAGTGTTAAAATAGATGTAGCATTTACATCACCGTCGTTGCGTTGCGTGCAGACgcttgcaaatattttgaaggGACTCAAGTCCGACATTCCGATCAAAGTAGAGCCAGGCTTGATAGAGTGGTTAGCATGGTATCCAAACGGTATACCTGTCTGGATGACCTCCGAGGAGTTGATAAAGGCGGGCTTCAACATAGACACCGATTACGATTCGATCGTCAAGGCTAAGGAACTTCCGTTGAAAGAAAACGCCGCGCAGTATTATGAACGAAGTTATGAGCTGATCAAGAAGATCATAGAGAGTACAGTgggcaatattttaatagtggCGCATGCTGCTTCCTTGGCAGCTTGCACCAAACAATTAACTGGTGGTAGAATACCTCCAGCAGCAGAAGTCACTAGATTAGTTCAAAGGGTACCTTATCTGGCGTGCCTGACCGCACGTCAAAGCATTGATGGATGGCAGCTTCATCCTCCTCCCTTCCCACCAATCACTCACACTAGCAACAGCAGATTCGATTGGAAAGTTTTAATGTAA